Below is a genomic region from Phoenix dactylifera cultivar Barhee BC4 unplaced genomic scaffold, palm_55x_up_171113_PBpolish2nd_filt_p 001460F, whole genome shotgun sequence.
TAGATCCCGCCGTCCACGATCCCCTAGAAGCGATCAACCCAAATCCCGCATAGACGGAAGCAGCGGCCTGTCCGCACACGAGATTTGAGCGTGACGGAGGCGCGTAAGAAAACCAGCGGCCCGTCCCGACGGGCGCCCACGGTCCCGGGCAAAACCACGTATCCGGAAACCGGCCCTTGGGGGCGGCAGCACCCCCTGTACGAATCCGAGAAAACGGGGAGTTTTTTGGGGGCCTCATTTTGCGGGCGCCCGCAGCGCCCGATTTCTCCCCGCTCTCCGCTCCTGGAGATGTGGCGATTCGGCGGACCCTCGCCACCTCAGTGTGGGCGCCACGCGCCGCCTTTCTATTTCTCCACGCCCTCATCCCCTCTCACCCTTCACTGCCTCTCTTTTAAGTTTAATTCCACCCCGTTGCATTAGATTCCGTAATTGTATCAAATGTTAAGGGTGATTTTGGATTAAAGGGGGGGGATTTGGACCCCAACTTTCTTTTTGGAACTAAACCGCTTTCCAACCCTTCGTAAACCGCTGGCCACTTAGCAAAACCCACGGCTCCGCCTCCCGATGCTTTATAAACGCCCCCTATTCCCCCCACCTCTCGCCCCACGTCCCATCCCGATAACTATTCTGGTCTCCAGGGTTTCCTCTTCCATTCCCTTGTTGCATTTGGTGTCGAGAGGGGATCGCCACCGTCCGTCCGCCAGGCATGAGGATGAGCTGCAACGGGTGCCGGGTACTCCGGAAGGGATGCAACGACAGCTGCACCATCCGACCCTGCCTCCAGTGGATCAAGAGCCCCGAGGCCCAGGCCAATGCCACCGTCTTCCTCGCCAAGTTCTACGGCCGCGCTGGCCTCATGAACCTCATCAACGCCGGCCCCGACCACCTCCGCCCTGGTCCGTATTCCCTTcatctctccctcctcttctttttttgttctttcgtgaaattttggatccaatttggACTCAGCGCTTTTGCGGTTGTCCTTGGTTTATCTATCTCAGCTATATTCCGCTCGCTGCTGTACGAAGCCTGCGGCCGGATCGTGAACCCGATCTACGGCTCGGTCGGGCTGCTCTGGTCCGGAAACTGGTCGCTCTGCCAGGCCGCCGTGGAGAACGTCCTCCGGGGCGAGCCTATCGTCCAGATCTCCTCTGACTCCGCCGCTGCCGTCCCGCCCACCAAGGCCCACGACATCCGCCACGTGGCGAAGAAAGCCGATGCCGCCGCGGAGCTCCACAAGGTCGCCCAGCTCCGCCCCCGCTTCAAGCGCTCCGGCCACGACATCAAGCCCAAGGCCATGCCCGACTTCATCGCCGCCGAGCCGGGCGGGGGCGACCCGGCCGTGGTCTGGGCCGGGAGCACCTGCGCGGTCGAGCAGCCGGCGAACGGGGGGAGAGCCGGGAGAACGGGAGCGTGTTCTCGGTGGAGTCGGTGGAGGGGTCGCACGTGAGCCAGGCTGAGCCGCACGAGAGCGGGGCCGAGGCGGAGGTGGTCGGGCTGGATCTGACCCTGGGGCTCCGGCCGGCCGAGGAAAGGCGGGTCGAGGTGGCCTCTCCGGGAGCTGACGCGTGTCGCGTGGAGCTGGGGCTTGGTCTCTTCTCTTGAACTGATGATGGCTGCATGCACCCATACAACAGCCAGAAGCCGATAGCTCGTAGTGTCGCGGGGCGTGGCAATTTTGTCTTTctcaatttttcttcttttcttttgcatCTGTAAACAAATCCGCTGTAACAGGGTCTTTGTTCTCTTCTATTCTCTCTCCTCTGTGACAGTCTTTTCTTGAACTTTTCTCGGCTTTAAACTTGCAACTCTGTCGTCGTTGTATAGTGTTTTATGttgttattttcaaaaaaacaaCATTTGCCAAATATTTCCATCATTGTGATCACTgttctttttaaaatttataagtattattattattagcgGCGCGGTGCATCTCGTCCACTTATTTATCGATAACGTGCGGTGTGATACTATGAATGAACGGGGAATGACCGAAATAGCTGGGTTCTTCGGAAATTGGTTCGTGCCAGTTATTTTCTATGATTTTTTAAGCTCCTTGACTTCTCCATGTGAGGTGAAAGTGGAAATAAAGAAAGTCTTATTGTATAAATTATACTGTGTATATTTATCAAAAGTAACGTTAGAATTTGCTTTTATTGGGGGAGAGCTCGCCGTCATTCTCTGCGAAGGACGTGGAACACAGAAAAGGaacgagggagggagggaggagagccAAGGCAGGACAAAGGCTTTTTCCGATAATACCATGAAGTGTGGCAGTGCGGCTGGAGAAAGATTTTCCGAGCAAGCATCAAAGATTCTGGGATGGGAGCGATATAAAAGCTTCCGCCCTAATAATGAAGAGGGAGACAAGTGAAGCAGGCTTCTTTGTTTTCCGGgagaagaaacaagaaaaatgCTGAAGGATAAGACCATAGAGGGGAAGACCATGGGGATAAAATGATATGCTTGAAATTGTAACAATTGGTTCTATTCTCCAGGTGTGGTTCTGTTCCTTTGCAACTCAGCAGGTTATCGCGGACTTACTGTCCAAAAATTCAAAGGGTCCGATGAAAGATTTCATTAATTCACATGgcacttttttttaattagttgATATTAAACTATGATAACCTTCCGCACTCAATTTTGTGATGCTTTCATCACAGTTGGCTCTTCCTTAGCCTGGATCCCAATTGAACCCACCAAGTCCTCCACGGCTCTTGTATCAAGTAAGGGGTCTACATGACTAATAAAACTTATAACACATATTGGATCCGATAATAGCACCTTTTGTTATAAACTTATAGTCGAAAAGCTTAAGTTGTTGGGCGAAGAATCAGCCTAGGCTAATAAACTACTGTGGCACTCTTTTTAttaattgatgtgggattatgGCGAGGGCTTCTTGTGCTCCTCCAAATCATGCATATGCTTGGTGAATAGGGAATAAAGTCTAAGATTTTTTTAAGTTAAAAGTAACTTTTTCAATAGGAAGGATGAGGAAAAATTTCTCGCTtttcaagtttttctttttttttatatctatATTATTGAGATGGAGTGAATTTAGTAACCTAAAAAAGCTAGTGAAAATGAAGATCGTTTCAATTATAATTgtgaaactgaaaaaaaaaagggaggtcCAAGGAACTCGATTTCTTGAGAAACAAATTTAGGTATCACCGGTCGGCATGGAGATAAGATAAGAAGCACATTGCCATAGAAATTTGTTTTTGTCCTGGCGCTATGCATGTTAGAGAGTAGTTAGCTTTTAAGCAAGCAGCACTTGTATCATTTAGAAATTTTATATAGATTACAGAGCTGATATGGATCATCCCAATTGCCCTCTGATGCTCTAGCATTGTTTGGGATGTTACATACATGAGCAAAGAAAAATCCTGCACCAGTCGACTTTTAATTAGCAAGAGATTTTTGTGTCGCTAATCTATTTCCATGTGCAAAGTTGTTTAAAGAAAAGGTTCATCTCTACTATTTACTTAGGAGCAGAGTTGTTACTCCAAAAGTTTGCCCCCCCCCCACCTTTTCTTGAAAGGCACACGCATTGCACGTTTGTTAAGTTTTGTCTTACAACTAAAATCATGCTTAGTAACTTTAACTTCCAATATGCAAGGCATGTCTTCTGAAAGTTTACAAACTTAATCTGGAAAATGACCTTTCATataaaaacatatttttgaaaaacaaaATGATCCTAAGATTCAAGAatatgactttttttttaataacctaTACatttttacatagcacttatatTTTGCATTCTTAAGATTAGATAAAACAATATTAGACTGACAAATTTTGCAATGTTAATAGAATGGGGCATAATATCGCATTTACTTATTTAAAGTGTACGATCGACTTATGATTATTATTATGTTGACACTTTTTTAATTGCAAACTTAATGGCTAACGTCAGAATTGAAATATTTCTTGCTTCAAAAGAGCTATTTAGTGTAATA
It encodes:
- the LOC120108645 gene encoding LOB domain-containing protein 41-like: MRMSCNGCRVLRKGCNDSCTIRPCLQWIKSPEAQANATVFLAKFYGRAGLMNLINAGPDHLRPAIFRSLLYEACGRIVNPIYGSVGLLWSGNWSLCQAAVENVLRGEPIVQISSDSAAAVPPTKAHDIRHVAKKADAAAELHKVAQLRPRFKRSGHDIKPKAMPDFIAAEPGGGDPAVVWAGSTCAVEQPANGGRAGRTGACSRWSRWRGRT